A stretch of DNA from Phenylobacterium koreense:
ATGGTCACCGCGAACTGGCGGAAGAACATCCCCGGAATGCCCGGCATGAAGGCGGTCGGCACGAACACGGCCAGCAGCACCAGCCCGATGGCGATCAGGGCGCCCGACACCTCGTCCATGGTCCGGTAGGCTGCCTCTCGTGGAGTGAGGCCGTTTCGTATGTTCCGCTCCACGGCCTCGACCACGACGATGGCGTCGTCGACCACGATGCCCACCGCCAGGACGAGGGCGAACATCGAGAGCGAGTTCAGCGAGTAGCCAAGGGCTAGCTGGACGGCGAAGGTGCCGACCAGGGCGACCGGAATGGCCAGGATCGGAATAATCGCCGCACGCCAGGTCTGCAGGAAGATCATGATCACGATGACCACTAGGATCACCGCCTCGAAGAGCGTGCTCTTCACGGAGTCCACCGAGGCCTGGACGAACTCGGTCGGGTTGTAGGGGATCATGTACTCCACGCCCTGGGGCATGGAGGGCTTCATCTCCTCGACCGTCCTCAGCACCTCGCTGGCGGTTTCAAGGGCGTTGGCGCCGGGCTGCTGGATGATCGCCAGGCCGATGCCGCGATTGCCGCTGAAGTAACCGCGCATCCCGTAGTCCTGGGCGCCGAGTTCGACGCGGCCGATGTCGCGGACGCGGGTGATGCGGCCGTCGGCGTCGGTGCGGATGACGACGTTGGCGAATTCTTCAGGATCGGACAGGCGGCCTTCGACCTGCACCGGCAACTGATAGGCCGCGCCGGTATTATTCGGAGACTGGCCGAGGGCGCCGCCGGCGGCCTGGATGTTCTGGGCGCGAAGGGCGTCCACCACCTCGTCGGCGGTCAGGTTGCGCGCAGCGGCCTTGCCCGGGTCGATCCAGACCCGCATCGAGTAGAAGCCGCCGCCGAAGATCTGCACGCCGCCCACGCCCTTGATCCGCAGCAGGCGGTCACGGAGCGTCGAGTTGGCGTAGTTGCCGATGTAGTCGAGGTCGGCGTTCGGATCCTTGGAGGTCAGCGCCACCAGCAGCAGGAAGCCGGAGAGCTGCTTGTTCACGGTGACCCCGACCTGGCGCACCTGTTCGGGCAGGCGCGGTTCGGCCAGGGCGACCCGGTTCTGGACCAGCACCTGGGCTGCATCGAGGTCCGTGCCCGGCTGGAAAGTCACCGAGATCTGCGCCATGCCGTCGGCGGTGGACGACGAGGTCATGTAGAGCATGCCCTCGACGCCGTTGATCTCCTGCTCGATCGGCGCAGCGACCGTCGCGGCGAGTGTCTCGGCGGACGCGCCGGGATAGGTGGCTGTCACCGCGATCGTCGGCGGGGCGATGTCCGGATACTGCGACAGCGGCAGCAGCGGCAACGCGAAGGCGCCGATCAGCGAAATGAAGACAGCGATCACGCCCGCGAAGATCGGGCGGTCGATGAAGAAGTGCGAAAAGCGCATGGTCCGTGCCTGTCCTTGGCCTTAGCGGCCGCTGGCGGGCGTGGCGCTGGACGCCACCGGAATGGTCACTGTAGTCGTGGTCTTGGCTGCGGCCTTGGGCTCGATCTTGACGACCTTGGCCTTGACCTTCTGGCCCGGGGCCATCAGGCGCACGCCGCCGTTCACGATCACCTTGTCGTCGGGCCGGACGCCGGTGCGGATCACCCGCAGGCCCTGGCTGACCGGACCGAGGCTGACGGTCTTCATGGTCACCGAGCCGTCGGGCGCGACGACGTTCACGGCCTTGCGGGCGCCGTCGGCGACGATGGCGTCCTCCGGAACCAGCAGCGCGTCATAGGCCTGACCGCCTTCGACCTTGGCCTTGCCGTACATTCCCGGCTTCAGGAAGCCGTTGGGGTTCTGCACCACCGCGCGCATGCGGACCGCGCCGGAGCTGTTGTCCAGAGCGTTGTCGGTGAAGTCGATGGCGCCGTTCCAGCGATACTCGGCTTCGTCCTGCAGGCGAATCTGCACCCGGCCGCCCTTGCCCGACTGCCGCTGCTCCTTGAGAAGCTGGGCCTCGGAGGCGTCGAACACGAAATGGATCGGGCTGGTCGAGACGATGGTGGTCAGGACGTCGGCGGTGGAGGCGCCGCCGGAGATCACGTTGCCCGGGTCGACGCGGCGATCGGACACGACGCCGGAGGTCGGCGCGGTCACGCGGGTGAATTCGAGATCGAGTTCGCGGGCGCGGACGCTGGCCTGCGCCACTTCGTTGGCGCTGCGCTTGGCGTCGTACTCCTCGCGGCTGATGGCCTGGACCTTCAGGAGAGACTCTGCACGCGCCATGTCGGCGGCGGCGAGCCTGGCCTGGGCGCGGGCGGCGGCCAGCGCCGCCTCGGCGGGGCGAGGATCGAGAGTGAAGAGGAGTTGCCCCTTCTTCACGTACTGCCCTTCGCGGAAGTGGGACGCCTGGAGATAGCCCCCGGCGCGGGCGCGCACATCGACGCTCTCCGGCGCTTCGAAGCGGCCGGTGAAGTCGTCCCAGTCCACGACAGATTGCCGCAGCGGCGTGGCCACCGAGACTTCGGGCGGCGGCATCTGGGGCGGCCCGTCCTTCTTGCCGCAACCAGCCAAAATCAATGCAGCGGCCGCCGTTGCGACCAACGGCGCGAGAAACTTACGCATGAACAATCCCACGGGCGGGGGGAGACGCCCCAAGTCAACGGTTGATGACTTTTAGCTCGACTATGCCTACATATGTCAACAGTTGATGACTACAAGGGAGCCGTCTGGAGAAATGCCCGGTTTTCCCGCGCCGTCGCGCGGACGCAACGCCGCCGCCACGCGCCTGGCCATCCTTGACGCCGCCAGAGACCGTTTCGCGAGAGAGGGTTATGACGGCGCGAGCCTGCGCGAGATCGCCTCCGACGCCGGCGTCGATGCGGCCCTGGTTTCGCGCTATTTCGGGTCGAAGGAAGAGCTTTTCGTCGAGGTCCTGAACTGCGCGCCGGACGGGACGGACATGTTCGAGGGCGAGCTGAGCGGGTTCGGCGAGCGGGTCGCCGCCGAGCTTCTCGACGATCCGGACACGCGCGACGGTATCGACTACCTCCTCGTGATGCTGCGCTCGGCCTCCTCGCCGGCCGCGTCCGGACCACTGCGCCGGGCGATGCACATCCACTTCCACGGCCCCTTCGCGGCCTATCTGGGAGGCCCTGACGCCGAGGTGCGCGCGCGCCTGGCCGGCGACCTGATCATGGGCGTCGCGATCTCCAGGGCGATCACGCCCGACCATGACCTCGACGAAGAAGGCCGGGCCCGTCTGCGCAAGCGGCTTGCGGCCGTGCTCCAGGCGGCCGTCGATCCCTAAAGGTTCGGACGGCCCATAAACCCCTCTCTCCTGGAGGTCGAGCGATCGCACTCGCCCTCTGGAAACGCTGATGCGTATGGATCCTCAGCGCGCTGACGCGGCCGAGGATGACGATCTGAAGGAAGAGCCGGGGGCATTGTCGCCCTTGTCACCGACGCCCCAAACGCAAATCGGCCGGCCCCTTTCGAGGCCGGCCGACGGCGATTGCTCGTCTGCGAGATCCTTAGAAGGACTTGCGGACGCTGACGTACCAGTAGCGGCTGTAGGGCTGGTAGAGGTCGCCCATGTAGCCGGCCGACTCGAGAGGCGGCTTCTCGTCGGTCAGGTTGCGGACGCCGATGCGCAGGCGGGTGTTGGCCGCCAG
This window harbors:
- a CDS encoding efflux RND transporter periplasmic adaptor subunit, which gives rise to MRKFLAPLVATAAAALILAGCGKKDGPPQMPPPEVSVATPLRQSVVDWDDFTGRFEAPESVDVRARAGGYLQASHFREGQYVKKGQLLFTLDPRPAEAALAAARAQARLAAADMARAESLLKVQAISREEYDAKRSANEVAQASVRARELDLEFTRVTAPTSGVVSDRRVDPGNVISGGASTADVLTTIVSTSPIHFVFDASEAQLLKEQRQSGKGGRVQIRLQDEAEYRWNGAIDFTDNALDNSSGAVRMRAVVQNPNGFLKPGMYGKAKVEGGQAYDALLVPEDAIVADGARKAVNVVAPDGSVTMKTVSLGPVSQGLRVIRTGVRPDDKVIVNGGVRLMAPGQKVKAKVVKIEPKAAAKTTTTVTIPVASSATPASGR
- a CDS encoding TetR/AcrR family transcriptional regulator gives rise to the protein MPGFPAPSRGRNAAATRLAILDAARDRFAREGYDGASLREIASDAGVDAALVSRYFGSKEELFVEVLNCAPDGTDMFEGELSGFGERVAAELLDDPDTRDGIDYLLVMLRSASSPAASGPLRRAMHIHFHGPFAAYLGGPDAEVRARLAGDLIMGVAISRAITPDHDLDEEGRARLRKRLAAVLQAAVDP